The stretch of DNA gcCATTCTTAACCGCttaggtgataaaggggttaggggacattagaatgtatttagctatgtatttttctggcaatggaggacatggacctgcagtaagctgacgaggatgcccttcatattgccaggggtaagtagaacggttttagttactttatttatgctggctaatgttgtgattaataatgggcaaataatctattatccatatctggataatagttattttgcccactactgtactgtgtgtgtttggaaggggaggggtgtattGATTAAAATTTAGGCCATGCTTTCttatttttaatacaggattggtacctcagGCTTGCGAGGATCCACGGGGACCAGCACGGATACCACGCGAGGAGCCCGGACACCCactgtattggtgtttattagatattgaaatggtttattgagggcctaggaggtgggtagtagggctgttgtgtgtgtgtatttttttgtattgggtgggtagcgggggtgggtgaaggggttattagccccaaggatgggtgtttaggcctaccaggtgggtagctggaggggttaaccccttcattaccttagcagtattaacactaccccccgcaaggcctaaaaatccaccaagggccaaatatcacTTTCACCCACAACCGcaacccacaataagcctggcatgggtggttaaccccttcattgcattagcagttatccgctaaggtaatgaagtgggctgtaaatgcatttttcatgcatgggattcatgccagggtctccggtgctggtattaatgggtatcagctccggagacccccggcatcaacccgatgcaggaaacatgcattttattttctacgtGCCGCCTCGCCGCtcatccccaccttcttgccaactttttgtggcgggatgATTTGGAGAAGAAATCGCAAAttctaaagtggcgatcagcgGCGACAAGCTGGtcggggcttatagaattgagcgtgtttgaaaaactggcaatcagtgccgaaaagtggcttatcaccgcgacgtctgccgattttattaaaaaaaaagttgggaaAAAAAACAGAGATTTTTGCTTACGGaatcgcagtaggcttttttggggAGAAGCTGTCAATATATGGCttctcgctgcttactgcatgaggccctatgtctttatgttaataaaatgttattattttgaaTTCTGAGTACATCTGAGAGTCATATCACCGCCTTTGGTGATTTTTCATTCAAGCCACTGAGTGCTCTCCATCTTCTCCCACTGAATGAGAGCAACCTATGGGGACCTTTATGAGGTCCCTCGGAGACACATACATGTACTTTTTCTGAATTTATTTCCCAATGCACCTCGGTGAATGTATTGTTATTCTTCTATTGATACTAGGTTGAGCGGCGGGTTATTCTTGTCTATTTCcttaataatattttatattaCCAATggcatttattaaaaaacataaatagAATAAATATAAATTCTCATACAGCGGTTTAATAAATAAtgatataaatacatttatataaatacatataaataatgtataaatatagGTTATTATCATACAGTAAATAAGCAGGTATAAATGTCTTCATTACAAATAATTATCCTTCTCTTTTCCCCCTTCCAATGCGAGAGGAGAGTTGAGCAGCCAGTCGTAAATTCCTCCCCACTTCCATCCGGATGATATTCCGAGCGCACACGTTGTTATCCTTCAAAATATAATGGTGGAGAAGACATGAATAAAATAAAGTACAGTGCAGAGTAGTGAGAGTGTGAGGAAGgtgcagagggagagacacagctgCTACTGATCCTGTGCTCGGCACTCAGCCTGTGTCACCTCCTGATCTCAGTTACTGGGTAACTGGGAGATTAGGGACGTATCTTGATCACGTTTTGCTGCTAGTTGTAATGGGGGTGAGGATTTAGTGCCTGGAGGTCTCCCAGTgtctttagattgtaagctcttcgggcagggattcccttctcccagtgATTGTTTTATCCCTGCAGTGTGCGAGTCTTCTCCTGGGTCTCACATTGTTGTATCTTACACCATAAAACCCTCTGTACGTGGCCAGTTCCACGCAGAACATGTGACATGTGATGTGCTCACGTGATGAGGAGGACATGTTTAACGTGAGAGATGGGGGTTACTCCTCTGTACAGGTGTAACGCGttacctgctcctgcacaatctCCTCCAGTGTGTGGAAGTATTTGGATGCGGCTTCTTTATGGAGATGGTTTTCTGCTCCCTCGGGGATCTGGAAAGATATAGGACGTCCTTATTAATAGCCCCCCTATAAAGTCAGGAGAGGGGTATGGGTCCCACACTTCATGCTGTACTTACACACTCAGCCAGCTGGTTCCCCTGGTAATGGAGCAGCGCCTGCAGCCTCTCCCAGGCCTGCTGCCGGCACCGGAGACTCTCATGGTGTTTGATGTAGAACCAGTTAGTTTGGTTGGTGACCTCACGCACAGCGAGCGCTGCAGCTCCCACCTGAAAGGCCCAATGTGTTAGCGCCTCGGAGAGCTGAGTGCTGGGTTCATCACTTTGTGAGCTCAGTGcagattctagtgtgtgtgtgtgtgtgtgtgtgtgtgtgtgtgtgtgtgtgtgtgtgtgtgtgtgtgtgtgtgtgtgtgtgtgtgtgtgtgtgtgtgtgtgtgtgtgtgtgtgtgtgtcgaaggTTGAGAAGAGGACACAGCTGCTCCTTATAAACGTGTGTAATTTACCTGGAACATGGTACAGTCTGCACTGACAGAATGTGTAACATGCTAAACATGCAGCACATACTAACTGTATCACATGTGCCCTGTCATTAATAGGCTACAGAGGAGGTGATGGCGCTCATTATACCTGTGAGATGCTGTAGAGAGCGTCTATATTAGGAGGGAACGTGGTGTTCAGTATACAGGCGAGAGGAAACTCCTCAACTGGGCTCTGAAAAACAGATACACGAAATTGGGGATAAATATGTAATTAATGAGGTGATTGAGAGGTTCAGGATATGTGCTAAGTTTGGTAAAGAGCAATAGACCCCAATTTCTGACTGTTAAATATACATTATTTTTGGAATGTAAAAGTTTTCTAAAAAAACAAGTTATTGCCGTTAGTTTTCTAAAAAAAACAAGTTATTGCCGTTAATTAGAAATAAATTGGCCTCTTATAATAGTACTTTTTACCCTGAAACACATCCAAGAGTAACATCTCTCTGTATAACACGTACAGGAGGGCGGAAGATGGGAATAGTCCCAGAAACTCACCATTAGATTAAAGTTCTGGAGGATCCGCTGGTTCAGACGCTCTTGATGGGGCTGAAGCCATTTGCAGTTTTGGGAataggagaaagagctcagacTCAGCAAGAGGAAAACTCTCCATGAAACCTCGTGAGACATTGTCACTGAGATGGAAAACAAGAGCCCATCATGAGATAACAGAACACACACTGGGGAAGGAAGTCTTCTTGTAGAGTTGGACAGGAGACTCTTACCTGTGTGTGTTGGACCTTGTGCTGGTTCTGTTGTGTCCTTGTTCTGTTCTGATCTTCATCTTCCCAGGTTAATACTTATATTCTGAGAGGGATTCTGGATGTTTGAAAAGTGAAAATCCTGATCTGATTAACGTGTGAAAGTTTCtcaagcttttttttttgtttcgtttTCATATCTTTGCCATCTTCATCATTCCTAAATCTACCAAACTTCTGAAAGTGGGATTTCCTCAATCTTATTCTTAGTTTTGTTTTCATGTTCTCCCTATGTTAATTGTTCATAGTTCTTGGTCTGTTATATTAAAATAACATTTATAAAATTGGGTTTGGGagaaatattttaatatttttttcttcatGGAAAATATTTATATCCTGAAATTGAAACTTGTCTAATGATGGAACCGCTGAAGGCTTCAGGACTTTTTCTactactttattaaaaaaaattctcacatatccctctctcccttgtgTCTCGGGCTGTCACTTTGAGGTCCTTTCATCTTTATTCTTAtgatacaaaacacacacacatctgctAGATTTGTTTGTATATGTCTTTCTGGAGCTGTGAGCTCTAGCGCTGAACACAGCGCTCTAGATGAGATCTGAGCAGTGATCTATACATGTGCACTGTCACCCTGGGCAGGTTTTTGTCAGTAGATGTTCTCATTACAAATAGTAttattaattgttttttaaaaatattagaTTTTTCATGAAGGTACTGTGAGTCCATAAATGGCTGTAAATGAAGGTGGAGAAAAATCCCACTTCAGTGATCAGTCTGTGACCTGCTAATGCTGGAGATAGCGAGTAGATAACAGAAGGTATCTCACTACACAGGTGCctgttctctcctctcccagaatcccccaGTTCTGACGCTGTTACAGACAGGATTCTGGGCTCCATGGACCATTGGCTGTGATTCCGTCCTGACAATGCTTTTATTCTGATGGCGTTACCACCACCCAACTTCTGCCGCTGGTACTTCTCAGTATACAGGTCTGTTCCCTCGGGGGTGGATGTCCATCGTACCAGTAATCGTGCAATATCCAAGTAACTGTGACATGTGCCTATCATTGTCTTAAGAGCCCTGTCCGATGGGATTGGcacgctttgctattctgtaatccCTCTCACATGTCCAAATCGGGCGGAAAatgcttttttagaagcggtttcattccGGCTTTTCAAATCTGGGCGAAATGACCAAAATGgctcaaactcacatttttgGACAACTAGCTGAATTGTAATTGCTCCGTTAACTGCAAAATGCAAAAACGCTTCTaataactcacaattatttcttttCAACCTTCAGAGCAAAAAACTATTTCTCAGCAAAACCCATAAATCAGACTCGGGATGGAGTTAGCATCACCTCAGGTTATTTTGTCTCAAAAGCCAGTACAATCTGGGCATTTTAGTTGTTACACCGTGAGGTTTGTCACTTTGTATAGAAGCCGTTTAAACCCTGTGACTTGCAATACAGAATACGGATTTGTGGTTAGTGTTAATCCGCTTTTTATGACCATGTCAAACTGTGATTTTACACAGACAAACCCGCagttactagaatatccccctagTGTTTGTATGTTAGAAGTTCCCTTATCACATCGGAGTGTTTACACACGTCACTTATTAAGGAAATAATACCTCATCTCCTCCGTAATTAACCGAAACAGAACCGAGATCAAATCTATTTAATCCCATTATAAAAATGGCAATTTACACATTGCTGGGATTTACAGGACTTTATATTTTCTTAATAGTGATTTAATGTTCATTTACTGACAGGATTATGTGTTATTCTGATTATCTAAAGCACATCAAATAAACACAGATAATGTTTTATATTACCAATGACATTTATTCAAAAACatatatagaataaatataaatgCTGATACAGCTGTTTAATAAataatgatataaatatattgatataaatagatataaataatgtataaatatagaagttatTATCATACAGTAAATAAGCAGGTATAAATGTCTTCATTACAGATAATTATCCTTCTCTTTTCCCCCTTCCCATGCGAGAGGAGAGTTGAGCAGCCAGTCGTAAATTCCTCCCCACTTCCATCCGGATGATATTCCGAGCGCACACGTTGTTATCCTTCAAAATATAATGGTGGAGAAGACAGGATTAAAATAACGTACAGTGCAGAGTAGTGAGAGTGTGAGGAAGgtgcagagggagagacacagctgCTACTGATCCTGTGCTCGGCACTCAGCCTGTGTCACCTCCTGATCTCAGTTACTGGGTATCTCGGAGATTTGGGACGTATCTTGATCACGTTATGCTGCTAGTTGTAATGGGGGTGAGGATTTAGGGCCTGGAGGTTCCCAGTgtctttagattgtaagctcttcggggcagggattcccttctcccagtgATTGT from Ascaphus truei isolate aAscTru1 unplaced genomic scaffold, aAscTru1.hap1 HAP1_SCAFFOLD_206, whole genome shotgun sequence encodes:
- the LOC142477234 gene encoding uncharacterized protein LOC142477234, which translates into the protein MIGTCHSYLDIARLLVRWTSTPEGTDLYTEKYQRQKLGGVTMSHEVSWRVFLLLSLSSFSYSQNCKWLQPHQERLNQRILQNFNLMSPVEEFPLACILNTTFPPNIDALYSISQVGAAALAVREVTNQTNWFYIKHHESLRCRQQAWERLQALLHYQGNQLAECIPEGAENHLHKEAASKYFHTLEEIVQEQDNNVCARNIIRMEVGRNLRLAAQLSSRIGRGKREG